Within Spinacia oleracea cultivar Varoflay chromosome 4, BTI_SOV_V1, whole genome shotgun sequence, the genomic segment TAGAGAGCCGCAAAATATTTCGACGTTCTAAAGCGTCgctatttacaaaaaaaaagacaCGTGTGTTGCACGTGTTTGTGAGGCAGCAATGCAACTGAATTTTTGGGCAAAAAATCCCGCCTAACTCTCTGTTTTTTTCGCAGAATCCCGCCTAACTCTCAACCCACCTCCCACGTTTCTCTCAACCTCCTCCCACCGACATACCTTGCTGAAACTAACCACCCTCGTCAGATTTCCGATGAATTCGTATCTCTCCTCCTCACCTTCAGCACCGGCCATTAACGAATTCCATGAATTCCGTCTTCAACCTTTACGTTAGCAAAGTCAAATCTCCCAGTATAAGCTATCTCACTCCTCATCCTATAAATTCATGAAAAAGCCCAATTATTGAATTCACAATTCGCTCAACAAATTCAAGATAAATTCGTTGCTCTCTCTGGTTTTTAATTGGAGAAATTCAAGCATACTCTGGTTTCTTAATTGCTGCTTCATCCTCGGTGTTGCCGGATATATTCGCCAGGTATTTTTGGTCTGCTTCACGCCTTCACTATTTGATTTTTATCATATAACAATGTTTAGGTTTGATTCACTATTTTAATTTCCGTCATATATTGTTAATTCACGTTTTTTCATGTCAATTTCTAATGTCAATCATATGCCTTTAAGTTTTCCATGTTATATTGCATccttaattcaagaaaaaaactAGAATGGGTCTTCTTAGTTTCTGTGATTTTCTATATACCGCTTACAGAGTGTTTgctatttcatttattttagttttcaattgcaGATAGTTGGTAATTTGGACGATAGTTGGAAAGTGGTGAACGTCTGACTTCTTCTTCCGTGTTGTTACTACTGTAGGTATTGTCTATCTATTTCTAATTTTCATAGTTTTAAATTTGCAACTTTTAGTTGGCCTAGAATCTTTGAAATTTGGATACATGGCAATGCTTTGTATAAAGACACACAGACATTTAGTGAGATTTAGGTGATAATCTCTGACCAAGATATCTGGTACTTAGTATGAAAAATCTGTTGTCAATCTTTAAGACACCTAGCTGTACTTGGTTAGTTTAGGTTGTCTTTAGTGAGAAACTTGGTGCATCAAATGAGCATGTTGGATGAGTTTGCAAAATTATTTGTCGCTATAGaacttatactaattatttgaaCCCTTTCACTTAGCATTTTCTACTGTTATCTATAACTTCTTTTGAGGCTACACTGTTTTCTGTGACTGATTATGTGAAATGTGTGACCGATGGACTGACTGTAAGTAGAAAAGAACTGAACAAACTTTGCACAAAACAGAACTGAGCTTTACAAAGCAGAACTTAGTATTAGGCGACTGATAAGCTCATTGTCTGTCTGTCATCGTTATGTTAAGCTACTGCATGCTTTCTATATGTCATAACTGTAGTATTAGGTAGTGGCAGTGTATCGCAGTGTTAaatatcttatcttatcagCACTTTGCTtgtctttattataaatttctttGCCTTTCCCTGCTTTAGTTGGCACCAAATATAGGTTTGACTACCAGTTGTATGGAGTAAGGAATAAACCTATGCAGTAAGCACCCTAATCTGAATATATGCAGTTCAAAACACAGAGAAGTGAGAGTAGCTTTGAACTATAGCTTAACTGAGTTAAGGGATAGAACATccggttttgatttttgaactgTCATAGCTGGGATGATAAACTCAGATAACCATTTCTGAGTTTCTATCATCCGGTTTTGAACTGTCATAGCTAACCAAATATTATCTTATCAGCACTAGCTTATTGTTTATCTGGGTTTATCATGCCAAGTTGAGAGTAGCTTTGAACTATAGCTTATCATCCGGTATTATTTATCTGAGTTTGCAAAATTATTTGTCACTCTAGAAAGATCAAGCGCCAACTGGTGGACAACCTTAAAAGCTAGCTTCTTCCTTCGATTATCAATGAGGTATTTCTTTAGGGCACCTCTAGGAAGATATTTCACAACAACACATCAGATATTACTAGGGATGCTAATTAGGCCACTTTCTGTTTGTATTTGTAGTCCTGAGGCCCCCATCTTTGCCCCGATAAACTACAGCATGCATAAATGGTTTTTATGACTACGAGCTTTGATAATAACATATCAGTTAGTTTCAACATGTATCGAGTTAAAAGTAACAGTAGCAAATTTTTGAGATGGATGGTTTGGCTACACTTTAGGTTCTATTGTTAGAAAGAACGACATTGTATTCTTCTGTTGAATTATTTTGAACTTGCGAGTAAGGGTTTATGGAATTATAGTAAAGAGTCGTTACCTAGCTTTTTTTAGTGCTTCTCTATAGAGTTGTTTAGAGTATTTTTTATTACATACCTGAACTTTTTATCTCTattgattttagaaaatagatcatgcattacatgacaatagatcatgcattacatgaCAATAGATCAGTCCTAGGCTATTTACGACATAGAAAATAGATCAGTCCTGCTCTGATCaatcctgatcagatcagtcctgATCGGATCATTCCTGATCAAATCAGTCCTGATCAATCCTTACTGATCCAtcctgatcagttctgataagttcacttctgatcagttcacttcttctCCTGATTTGTGTTGGTGTTGTTTAGGTTTAATTACTTTATCCCACACATAAATAATgtaattggaattggaaaacatCCCAATTTATGTTGGTTTGCTAATATAACTATCGAACCTTAACTATATACATCATGTGTTGCGCATAACCGGGAAAAAATGGGAAACATTAACAGAAAACATTTTAGAGGCTATGCAATTGCACCGGATAGGAGTGTTTCACTAAATCAGTTCAAGCTCAATCATGAGATTATCGTTCTATTTGAATAACTCTATTCTTAACAAATTAATAGAATCTAATCCAAAATTGTGATTACTATTCTTATTTCATTATTCAAACAAACACTAGCTAAGAGCTTAAGAAGTGGAGTAATACATACTGATTGCTACGGTGTACAAGTTATAAATAATTGATCGTGGAATTGATGAGTCATAATAGAAGAGTAATCTATAATGACTAATATTTAGATTAGACATAACAAGgtaggattaatattattataaaacTTTTGGGAGTCTttttaattatgtgttgtgttctGTCAACTTCCTTGAATATGAGATAATATGGCtacttaatacggagtatggtGATCACTTTTGAGTAATAAATGGAATAGCTAGCTTTCTATGGACGGTGACACTTGCACTCTCAGACGACATAGAAAAtagatcagtcctgatcagatcagtccagatcagtcctgatcagatcagttctgaacaGTCCTTACTGATCAATCCTGATCAgtcctgatcagttcacttctgatcagttcacttctgatcagttcacttctgatcagttcacttctgatcagttcacttctgatcagttcacttctgatcagttcacacttctgatcagttcacttcttctCCGGTCCCTCTACGTTCACCACtatctcctttctctctcctctggtaTTTTTGTCGCCCCACAATAACGACTTTCGTAAACTCAATTGCTTGATCCCCTTATCGCGGAGTAGATTGCAGATAATATTTGCTTTTACTTTCCATGTAGAAAAAACACCCTTCTTTGACCTGCGCTTAGCACATTGCTTCCCTACATTTGTTCATTTTCATGGAGCATTCATGGTCATGAATTGATATGTTTGTAGTGTTTTCTGTTTAAGTTGATAACTTCatctactatattttttagattttAAATTCCTGATAATGTTGTTGTCCTTATATTTTGACCATAATTTATCAACATTATCAGGTTTCGCCGACCACACCGGTTCAAGGTTTCCTGTGATTCTTTAGCGTTGTTCGTAGGTTCGTGCATCAGTTCGTGCGTTGCTACACCGGTTCAAGGTTTCCTGCAAGTCTTTAGCGTTGTTCGTAGGTTCTGCATCGGTTCGTACGTTGCATATGCTCTTTGATACTAGAGGTATGTATACTATAAAGTCCCTTTTAGGTTTTTTATTGGACAATTGTTATTTCCCTAATTTTGTATGGACAAGGGTGGGCTACAACTCTGCAAGTTAGGTTTGTTAAGTGTTAGAATATAATTTCCGTGGCTTTACATTTCCTCGATGTCCAATATATATACAATGAGCATATACCGACGTTTATTGTGCTATCATAACTTACGTCAATCATGCAAAAGTTGGATCTTTCTATTGTATTCCTGTTGATTTAATTTCAAATGTTTTGATATAATAGCTTCAAATTTGTAAGTACGTATTTTTGTTAGCTTTGGCATTTTGTGTTGGTATTGTTTGTCTAATTACATTATCCCCACTACATAATTTTGCTTAGCTTAATTACATTTAATCCAAgaaattttaccataaattctgattatgtgaTGCCACGTTACTTAAGGTACTCTTACTCTTTTTAAAAAATGGATTTATATTGTTGTCTTCGTGTGAAGTTGAAAATATCACCTTGTGCGCTAAAATCACATGCTTTATTTTCCTTGCAAATTCATGTGAAGTTGAAAGTATGATCTTGTAcgcaaaaagaaaatataatatGGAAGTGATATAGGGTAATAACTTTTAGAAGATGAAGATAGATCACAAATATTAGTCACTAAGGAAGAATGATTAAACAAAAAACCATAAGTTATGGTATGAATTAAGAAGAGTTGTGTACGGAGGTGTTATGTGACTTAAATTAATCTCGTGTGATATATCAAGGTTCTAAGAATGattataatattttaataagtacatATAAAAATTTCCTATTCTGCGACCGACGTATATTACTAATTACTCAACTAATTTCGTATAGATATGGATAAAAGTTGGATCGATCTACCCACTGGTCATCATGAATATATCGACGGTTGTATGGAATTTATTGAGTTTGCCAAGCAAGATCTAGTCGAAGGAAAAATTAGATGTCCATGTAAGAACTGTAAGGTAGAGAAATGGTTCTCCGTAAATGAAGTGGAGAGGCATATTTTGTTTAAGGGATTTTATAAGCCATATAAGGATTGGATTTTTCATGGTAAAGGGGATACGTTTCAGCGTAtgtttgagagtgatggagggaTTACTAGTGAAGGATCCCTTGATAACCAAAGTGGGTTTGTAGGTCGAGATAATATGGGAGGGCTATTAAGATCAGCATTTAGTGTTAATATGCCTCCCAATTGCCCAAATTTAGAAGCACGAGAGGATGATGAATGGATTGAGGAGCCCTTGGCCTATGACACAGATGTAGAATATGATTATTCTACAATAGAAGAAGATGTGACATATAAGAAGTTGCTTGAAGCTTCTGAGGAGAAATTGTACGAGGGGTGTATCAATTTTTcaaagttatcttttctgttaCACTTGTTTCACTTGAAGTGTATGAATCACTGGTCCATAGAATCTTTCAATATGTTGTTGAAGCTAATTCTAGATGCATTTCCTCAAATACTTGATTTTCCCTCATCTTATTATTACAGtaagaaaatgataaaagaCTTGGGCCTTGGGTATGAAAAGATTGATGCTTGTCCGAATAATTGCATGTTGTATTGGGGTGAATTTTTAAAGAAAGAAAAGTGTCATGTTTGTGGTACATCGAGGTGGAAGAAAACTAAGGATAGGGGCAACGTTGTAAGTGATCAAGGTACGGATACTTGTTAGAAAGGTGTGCCAGCTAAGGTAATGCGATATTTCCCTCTTATACCGAGACTAAAAAGAATCTACATGTCATCATCAACAGCAGAAGATATGAGATGGCATGATACAGAGCGATTGGGTGAAGATGATAAGAAGATTTTAAGGCATCCTTCAGATGGCTTAGCATGGAAGGAATTTGATGAGCGTCACAGTGATTTTGCATTAGACCCTCGTAGTGTTCGATTAGGTcttgcgagtgatggttttaatCCTTACCGTTTAATGAACACCACTTATAGTACGTGGCCAGTGATGTTGATTCCTTATAATCTTCCACCATGGTTATGTATGAAACCGTCTTCTTTCATTCTGTCCACGCTTATTCCTGGAAAATCAGGTCCCGGAAATGATATTGACGTGTATCTGCAGCCATTAGTGCATGAATTGAAATTGCTGTGGACAGGGGTTGAAGCTTTTGATGCTTTTGCCGGAGAGAAATTTAATTTGCGTGCGGCTTTGCTTTGGACTATTAATGACTTTCCCGGCTATGCAATGCTCTCTGGTTTGAGCACAAAAGGTTACAATGCATGTCCTATATGCTTAGATTCCACGCCTTCTGATAGATTTGGGAGCAAGATTTGCTATTGTAGCTATAGAAAATGGTTACCTGCAGATCACCCATATCGATGTCAAGGTGACAAGTTTTGTGAGAAGTTTGGAACTAATGAGTGGGGTAAAGCCCCATCTCGTCCTAGCGGCACTGATATATTGAGGCAGCAAGAAAAGGTGAAGCATGTTTACGGAAAGTCGAAGGCACCACCGAAAAAGAGGCAAAGAGGACACGACGATGACGATGATGTCCAAGATGAAAGTGACTTTGGTACCAAGAGAAGCATATTCTTTGATTTGGTGTATTGGGAGCATAATCTTCTAAGGCATAATTTAGATGtgatgcacattgagaaaaacgTGTCTGAGAATATTTTGGGAACTCTTCTTAGCATGGATAAGAGTAGAGATAGTAGGAATGATCGAGAAGCCCTTGAAGCATGGAGAATAAAGTCTCACCTTTGGCTGAGTACTAATCCTAACGGAGGTGAATGCATGCCTCCGGCTTCCTATTCTATGTCTACGGAGGAGAAGGAGAGGTTCCTAAATGTTTTGCAGAAAATTAAAGTTCCTGATGGATATGGATCCAACCTTTCTAGTTGTGTGAATATGAAGCAAAGGAAGTTGATTAACCTCAAAAGTCATGACAACCATGTTCTAATGCAGGATATCCTTCCCGTTGCCTTAAGGGCCTCTAAAGCTACAAAAGTAATTGACTTGTTGGCTAGATTGTCTTCCTTTTTCAAGAAGTTGTGCTCTACAACTATTGATCCAGATGATTTAGATGGTCttcaaaatgaaattattttaacTCTTTGTGAGTTGGAAAAGGAGTTTCTGCCTTCATTTTTCACAATCATGGTCCATTTGTTGATTCACTTAGTGGAGGAGGTTAAACTTGGTGGACCAGTGCAATACAGATGGATGTATCCCATTGAAAGGTTAATATCTTACACGTCTaaattatattctttttatttaatatttcacatttatcatatattaagTACAAATGTTTTATTTGAAAGGTACTTGTCCCATTTGAAATCACATGTAACCAATAAAGCCCAACCTGAAGGATCTATTGCAGAAGGCTTCCTTTTAGAGGAGACAATTAGGTTTTGTTCGAGATATCTTCAAGGTGTTAAGACCATTTTCAACATACCTAAAAGGATGGATGATGACATTCCAAATCCCAATGATTACTTGTTTAATTCTGGTGGTCGAGTTATTGGGAAGGAGGTCAGCATTCGCCTTGATGACAAAAGCTTAAAACAAGCTCATCGCTACATTTTGCTTCACTCTGATGAGATAAAAGGGGATCTGGAGTAAGTATTATGTTGGTTTTCTTTtgaattatcaattgttataatagatgatttttaattttgttcttcttccatgAAGTGAATTTTTAACCGAGAAACGTCAAATGAACTTACAAAATCCTGTCACGGAGAGTGATGAAAGTAACTGGATCATCAATGAGTTTGGAGGGTGGCTGCAAAATAAGGTTACTTAAGTTCTTTTAATGTGAATACAtacttcttttaaaaaaaatgtatttgatTTAATGATGTATCATCGTAGGTACATTACATAGATGCAACCACCGAAGATGGGAAACTAAGAAAAGCTTTGGCGGGTGGTTTGCATTCTTATGgtagaaaattaaaaggataCATAATCAATGGATACAAATTCCTTTCCACGGATCGCGATTCtcgtcttttgacacaaaattctGGAATTATGGTCGAAGCGGATGGAGATGCCTACTATGGAAAAGTGAAACATATCTATGAATTAGATTATTACGGAGATTACAAAGTTGTATTGTTTCGTTGTGATTGGGTAGACATTCATAGGGGTGTAAAAGCATATCCAAATGGCGGAGTATGTGTCAATTTCTCTAAATTGATGCATTCTGGACGATTGTTGCAAGATGATCCATTTGTATTCTCATCTCAAGCAAAACAAGTTTTTTACATAGAAGATGAGATACAAAAGGGATGGTTGCATGTTGTTAAGAACAAGCCTAGAGATGTGTTTGATTTAGGGGATTCTTTACCAGTAGAGGAAGAGGGTGGGACCAATTGATcatgcttattttttattgttttgctTTGGATTTGTATTTGTTCATGACATTGTGAGTCATATTGTTTAATCTGGTTGAATAATGAGTTATATACTTAATCTATACTCACTTATTTTATTGTCTACTAATGTCCAAGTACCCTACTACTAGTTTCTTTGATGGTGATACAGATATTTTTATACCGTTATTCCGTGAAAAGGGGGcaatttatctttattttttgtgatttcccCCTTTTGTATTTGATTTGGTTCATTGTTGTTgcagtgttgttgttgcttttcttcccttttttgtTGCGCCTGTGGTACACAAGAAAATGTGTGTCAGGGGTGGGTTGGTCCATTATAACTAAACAATAAGGTTTATTGGGAAAAGATTGATTCTTGTTTGTATGCATCTGTCTTGGTTCTGAAAGTTTTACCCCCCTTTGACAAAGCGTATCTGTCAGAGTTGCCAAAATATTATGCCTGGCTATCTAAGGAGAACCACACAGACAAACCGGTTTTGAATCTGTAAGATTAGTGAAATGCTGTGAGTTAATCATGAAATGACTCCAATGTAAAATATTGCTAAAAACAATTCACTAGATTTCATTGTTTATAACAGTAAACATCACTCCAGTAGTTTCCAATATTACACAAGTATCAACACGTTACCTCTTTACTTCTTCATTTATGTTTCTGTCTGTTTTGAGTTCTGCAATTTAGGCTTGATTCTCCCTTAGATGTTTGTGTTCTGCATTCatgttaacaattaacaatgtgCATCCACCTCTTCAAAGCTGCCATTTACTACTATACTAAGCTGCTGGATCACCCATTGGATCCTCTTTCTATGTCTTTTGACTTTGAGAATCATATGTGACCACCGACTTTATATAATTATAGCTAGCTTTTTTCAAGCTTCTCTAAGCTCATTTGTATTGTAATATTGATCCTTTTATCGCCTGTTTTCTCTCCTATGGAATGTATAACTCTCTTGATAATCATTTTCTTAAAACTACAGGCTCAGGATATTACTGATTTAGGCTCTCTGAATCAAGCAGCAAAGATCTTTATTCTAGGTATGGTTCCCCTCCTTTCTTTTCAAAACAGAATGGGGAATAACTAATAAGGTAGCCAAATCATTTTGTTAATACATGTCAGACATGCAACTGTTGCTTGATGTTGTTTTGCTGGTTTACAGCTTCCTGATTTGTTTGATGACTTGTTTTAGATTGTTCTTTAGCTTTTTCCTGGTGCcatgataatataaaaattgaGAGTTTTCACTGTAGTCTGAATCTCAGAAAAGGAGGGTGTAGCA encodes:
- the LOC130459697 gene encoding uncharacterized protein, with the translated sequence MHIEKNVSENILGTLLSMDKSRDSRNDREALEAWRIKSHLWLSTNPNGGECMPPASYSMSTEEKERFLNVLQKIKVPDGYGSNLSSCVNMKQRKLINLKSHDNHVLMQDILPVALRASKATKVIDLLARLSSFFKKLCSTTIDPDDLDGLQNEIILTLCELEKEFLPSFFTIMVHLLIHLVEEVKLGGPVQYRWMYPIERLISYTSKLYSFYLIFHIYHILSTNVLFERYLSHLKSHVTNKAQPEGSIAEGFLLEETIRFCSRYLQGVKTIFNIPKRMDDDIPNPNDYLFNSGGRVIGKEVSIRLDDKSLKQAHRYILLHSDEIKGDLDEFLTEKRQMNLQNPVTESDESNWIINEFGGWLQNKVHYIDATTEDGKLRKALAGGLHSYGRKLKGYIINGYKFLSTDRDSRLLTQNSGIMVEADGDAYYGKVKHIYELDYYGDYKVVLFRCDWVDIHRGVKAYPNGGVCVNFSKLMHSGRLLQDDPFVFSSQAKQVFYIEDEIQKGWLHVVKNKPRDVFDLGDSLPVEEEGGTN